A stretch of DNA from Thermanaerosceptrum fracticalcis:
TAAAAAGAGATGTAAATTTAGGGACGCGCAGAACATTTGCGGATGTAGCCGCCACCCTGTCAGAACTCTATCACCTGGATTATACCTGTGTGGGAGAGAGTTTTCTCCCTGAGCTTCTTCATGGCAATGAACAAAAATAAGGATTATGAGGAAAGGAGCCTCCTATGAGAACAACAGACTTGATTATTAAGAAGCGTAACGGTTATAGCCTCACCAAAGAAGAAATAGAATTTTTAGTGCATAATTTTACTCAAGGCAACATTCCAGATTATCAAATGGCAGCATTTTGTATGGCCGTCTATTTTCGTGGCATGGATATGGAAGAAACAACCAATCTTACTTTAGCCATGGTAAATTCAGGTGAAACCATTGACCTTACCGCCATAAAGGGGACTATTGTGGACAAACACAGTACCGGAGGAGTGGCTGACACAACAACACTGGTGCTGGCCCCTCTGGTAGCGGCTGCCGGTGTACCCGTAGCTAAAATGTCGGGGCGTGGTTTGGGTCATACAGGCGGTACCATCGATAAGTTGGAGAGTATCCCCGGTTTTCATACTATACTCAGTAAAGAGGCCTTTATCGAGCAGGTCAATAAAATCGGCGTAGCTGTGGTCGGTCAGAGCGGCGCCTTAGTTCCGGCTGATAAAAAGATATATGCTTTACGTGATGTTACAGGCACTGTAGATTCCATACCACTAATTGCCAGCAGCATTATGAGTAAAAAAATCGCTGCCGGTGCACAGGCCATCGTGCTGGATGTAAAAACCGGCAGCGGAGCTTTTATGAAAGACACGGAAGAAGCTTTTAGGTTAGCAGAGACAATGGTAGGAATTGGTACCAGAGCGGGTAGGGAAACAGTAGCCATTATTTCAGATATGAATGAACCATTAGGCTCGGCCATAGGCAATGCCCTGGAGGTCCAAGAGGCCATTGAAGTATTACAGGGAAAAGTGAGCGGCCCTTTACGGGAGTTATCCCTGGGGCTCGGTTCCTATATGATCTTAGCTGCAGGAAAAGCAAAAGATTTTGCTGAAGCAAAAGGCATACTTACCGGGCTGCTTGAGGAGAGAAGGGCTCTTGCTAAAATGAAAGAACTTATAGAAGCCCAGCACGGCAATCCGGAAGTATTGGAAAACTTAACTTTATTACCCCAAGCACGGGGCAAATTGATTGTAAAAGCGTGGGCTGAAGGATATCTGGCCGAAATTGACGCACAGGCCCTTGGTTTAGCGGCCATGGTTTTAGGGGCAGGAAGGGAAACGAAAGATGCTGCCATTGATCTGGCTGTTGGTTTAAAAGTTCATGGTCGAAGAGGGGATTATTTTAAACTGGACCAGCCTTTGCTAACTCTCTACTATAATGAAGAAAAAAGAATGGCTGAAGCCATGAAATATGTACGGGAAGCATTTACATTTTCTCCTTCCAAAGTTGAGAAAAACCCCCTCATCTATGGTGTGGTGACGAAGAAGGGACGTGAATCATACAATGGGCTACTTTAGTTGCTGTTGTTGTCTAACTAACTTTATTATTGCCAGGAGTATGTGGGTTACGAAGAGATAAACCAGGCTGGCACTTATTATCAATAATAAAAAAAATGCAATAGCCTTTTCCATATTGTCACCTCCTGCTCATAGTTTTACCTCGTTGCTCCGTACTATGTAATATGTTTTTACATACTTCTTTAGCATCGGGGGGAAAACTAGAACTAGTTTGCTAGGAGGTGCAGAAACATGTCAAAAAAATTGAAAAATATTTATGCCACCCTTGTGGTAATCTTATTAATTATGTTCCTTGCTCCCCAACAAGTATTGGGTGTAGAATTACCTGTTAAAGCGGAATCAGCCATTCTCATAGACGCCCATTCCGGAAAAATTCTCTACGAGAAAGATCCTCATAAAACCTTACCTCCCGCCAGTGTCACCAAGCTCATGACCCTTGTCCTGGCCATGGAGGCCATTAAAGAAGGGAAGGCCAGCATGAATGATGAGGTTATCGCCAGTCCCAATGCGGCCTCCTATGGAGGATCCCAGATTTACCTGGCACCGGGAGAAAAACTTACCCTCAAAGAACTACTGTTAGGGATTGCCCTGGCTTCGGGGAATGATGCCAGTGTAGCAGTTGCCGAACATATTGCCGGTACTCATGAAGCTTTTGTGGATATGATGAATAAAAAAGCCGCGGAACTAGGTTTGAAAAATACCCATTTTGTCAACTGCAATGGTCTCCACGATCCCAACCATTATACTTCTGCCTACGACCTGGCCCAAATTGCTTTATATGCCTTAAGGTATCCGGAATTAAGAGAACTTTGTTCAGTAAAACATTACCGTATTCGTGAGGGTACGGACCGGCCTTTTCAGTATGATAACAAAAACAAACTCCTCTGGCAGTATCCGGGCACTGATGGCTTTAAAACCGGCTGGACCAATGATGCTAAGTATTGCCTGGCGGCTACCGTGGAGAGGAATGGTTTAAGGTTTGTCTCTGTCGTAATGGGATCACCGGAAAAAAGCGGGCATTTTGCCGATACTAAAATCTTGTGGAACTGGGGGTACTCCCAATATACCTTTAAACAGTTTCATAAAGAAAACGAAATTATCACCCAGGTAAAGGTCGGTAAAGGCCAGGTGGACTCGGTAGCAGCTATCCCCGAGAAAAAAGTGGGGATAACCTTGCCTAAAGGTCAGGACAAAAATTTGACCACGCAAGTAACGGCTGTTCCCATCCTTAATGCCCCCGTTAAAGCCGGTCAAGTTGTGGGACATATTTCCATCCTTAAAGATGGTGAGATCATAGAGCGAGTGAATTTAGTAGCGAAAGATAGTGTGGACAAAGGCTCCTGGTGGCGAGAATTCAGCAAAGTCGTACGGGGAGTAGTTACCGGTTAAATGGTTAAATAAGCTTAATGGTGAATAAAGGCGAACCCAAATTTGCTTGGGAGCGCCTTTTTATATGTTTATAAAAACAATTTCCAGATATTAGCAGGAATTTGCCTGTTTTTGGAGAATACCTATCCATAAAGTGGACAAGGAGGTAAAGACATGTCATTCATTTTTAACAGCAAAAACAGAACATTGCTTGTTAAAATTACCGGGGAATTGGATCTGGTAACAGCAAAGGAATTCCGGGAAAGGCTGGATAAAGCCATAGATGAAATGTTTACGAAAAATCTTTTCCTGGATTTGACACGGGTAAGCTTTATAGATAGTTCGGGTTTGGGTGTGATTTTGGGAAGGTACCGTAAAATACAGGAAAAGCGGGGAATCATGATTATTTACGGTATGAACACTAACATCAAAAGAATATTGGAACTATCAGGAATCCTCTCGATTATTCCTGCTTTTAACAGCGAAAATGAAGCATGGACTTATTTGGAGAGAAAGTCACTTAAGGAGGCATAAAAATGGATAAAATAGTAAGAAACCAAATAAAATTAGAATTTATCAGTATACCGGAAAATGTGGGGCTGGCCAGGATTACCATAGCTGC
This window harbors:
- a CDS encoding pyrimidine-nucleoside phosphorylase; its protein translation is MRTTDLIIKKRNGYSLTKEEIEFLVHNFTQGNIPDYQMAAFCMAVYFRGMDMEETTNLTLAMVNSGETIDLTAIKGTIVDKHSTGGVADTTTLVLAPLVAAAGVPVAKMSGRGLGHTGGTIDKLESIPGFHTILSKEAFIEQVNKIGVAVVGQSGALVPADKKIYALRDVTGTVDSIPLIASSIMSKKIAAGAQAIVLDVKTGSGAFMKDTEEAFRLAETMVGIGTRAGRETVAIISDMNEPLGSAIGNALEVQEAIEVLQGKVSGPLRELSLGLGSYMILAAGKAKDFAEAKGILTGLLEERRALAKMKELIEAQHGNPEVLENLTLLPQARGKLIVKAWAEGYLAEIDAQALGLAAMVLGAGRETKDAAIDLAVGLKVHGRRGDYFKLDQPLLTLYYNEEKRMAEAMKYVREAFTFSPSKVEKNPLIYGVVTKKGRESYNGLL
- a CDS encoding D-alanyl-D-alanine carboxypeptidase family protein, which gives rise to MSKKLKNIYATLVVILLIMFLAPQQVLGVELPVKAESAILIDAHSGKILYEKDPHKTLPPASVTKLMTLVLAMEAIKEGKASMNDEVIASPNAASYGGSQIYLAPGEKLTLKELLLGIALASGNDASVAVAEHIAGTHEAFVDMMNKKAAELGLKNTHFVNCNGLHDPNHYTSAYDLAQIALYALRYPELRELCSVKHYRIREGTDRPFQYDNKNKLLWQYPGTDGFKTGWTNDAKYCLAATVERNGLRFVSVVMGSPEKSGHFADTKILWNWGYSQYTFKQFHKENEIITQVKVGKGQVDSVAAIPEKKVGITLPKGQDKNLTTQVTAVPILNAPVKAGQVVGHISILKDGEIIERVNLVAKDSVDKGSWWREFSKVVRGVVTG
- the spoIIAA gene encoding anti-sigma F factor antagonist is translated as MSFIFNSKNRTLLVKITGELDLVTAKEFRERLDKAIDEMFTKNLFLDLTRVSFIDSSGLGVILGRYRKIQEKRGIMIIYGMNTNIKRILELSGILSIIPAFNSENEAWTYLERKSLKEA